The sequence GGAGAAAATTGAATTGCCTCCTATAAGAGAAATAAAGAAGAAAGACTATTTAGATCCCATTTACAAGTTCTCTGATAATATTGAGAATCTTATAGGATATTACAAATATAATAGATAAGGAGGAATTAAAATGAAGGGTAAAGTTATTTGGAAACTTTCAAAGGAAGATTTCAATAATATTCAGGATTTATTTGAAAAAAAACTTGCTCTTGAAAATTTAACCAAAATTATTGATGTTAAGGATTCCGAATTATATGAAAAATTGGTTAAAGATTATGGAAGAACATTTCATGAATTTAATAATTGGTGGAGTGTAATGTCTAAAAAATATAAATGGGAAGGAAGTAACTGGTGGGTAAATTTTGATACTCAAGAAGTTATAAGTCAAGACTGATTTGGAGGCCTTATTATGAAAATAAGCGAAAAGGGAAAACAAACAGTACTTATAATTGCAATAATAGCAGTAGTTGTTATAGGATTTGTTTTGTTAAATAAAACCGGGAAAGAGGATAATGAAAAGCAAGAAGTTTCTAAGAATGCAACAGATACTGAAGAGGGGGAGCTTCATTATAAGGAAGAATCAAGGGGAGAAGAAGTTTTTGAAGATATAAAATACATTAAATTTCTGAAATTTAAAGATAAACCCGTAAGACTTTCAAAAAATCCCCAAAATAACAAGATGTCTCTTATGGATATGAAAACAGGAGATTTAATCTATGAATTTCCCAATGAAGAAATGTATAAGGGAGACGGAATTTGGATAGATGAGGAAGGTATATCTTGGACAATAAAGTATGATGATGATTTAAAAAAAATTTTAGTGAAATCCTTTGATGAAACAGGAAAGGAAATAAATCAAGCTGTTGAAATTGAAAATTTTGAGGGAACTTTATTTGAAGATTCGGGCTTACATATTGAAAAGTTCAAATGCGATGAAAGATATTTATATATTCTTTCCTATTATAAGGATAAGGAGAGTAAAAAGACCTACAGATCACTTCAGATATATAGCAAAGATGGGAAACTTCATAATACTTATAATAATGATACCGTTTCAATATATGACTTTGACGTAGACGGTAAAGGAAGTGTATATATACAAACAGAAAAATCATCCCATGGGCCTTCAAGTATTAACAAGATAAATATAGAAGATGGACTTTTGGAATATCTCATGCCTTCGGAAGGAGAATTTATAAAATATAGCAGAGAAAAAAATCATGTTTATATTTCAAGTCCGTCAGGAGAGGCAATACGGGAATACGATATAAATAATAAAAAAGAATCGGGCGTTGTATTTACCTTCGGAAAGGATTCCACAGTTCTTGGGAAAAGTCCCGAAGGTACGATAACGGATTTTTTCGTAGGAAAAAATAATGATTTTTATATTGCTATTACACCTTATGAAGAAGACGAACCATACAAATTCTTTGCATACAGAGAAAAGGAGAAAAAGAATAATGCCGATAGAGCCGTAACTTTGACGATTACAGCACCTTATAGGCAGGACTTTTTGGCATATGCAATAAAATGCTACGAGATTAAGTATCCGGAGGAAAAAATAGAATATGATTATATTTACAACAATCGTGAGGAATATTTGGAAAACAATGAGCAATATGGGAAACAATTGACAATGAAAATTCTTTCCGGAGAAACCGGGGATGTTGTTATGACAGGTGGGGCAGGACTTGTTTACAGGGATTTGTTTAAAACCGATGCATTTGAAGATTTGACATCTTTCCTTGAAAAAGATCAGAAGTATAAAGATTTAAATAAGAGTGTTTTGAATGGAATAAAAATAAATGATAGAATTCGTGGACTTCCCATAAGCTTTATAGGCTATTATTATCAAGTAGATGACCAGTTGGCTGAAAAGTTGGGTTTAAATTTGGATTATGATAATTTGAAGTGGAGTGAAGTTTTAAAACTGACAAAGATAATAGAAGAAAAAGAACCCGATGCACATTTATTTACAACTATAGAAGAAAAAGAAGATATGTTGATTACAATACTAATAGCAAATATGCCAGACTTAATTGATCTTGAAAAGAAAGAAGCAAATTTAAATCAGAAATGGTTTATAGAGTTGATAAAAGAATTGAAAGAGTGTCTTAAAAGTCCAAACTTTGCGAAGACAGTAGACGAATTAGGAGATGATTGTTTACAAGGTTCATTATTTTGCAGCTTAAACAATAACAAGGGGCCAGGTGCTGACCTGTATCTTTTTGAAAAGTACAACGAAAAAAACAGAAGTAGTATAATCCCCATATTTACGGGTGAGAAAAACAGTAATCGAGTTGCATATACAAATAATATGTATTCAATAAACGGCCGTTCTCAAAGAAAGAAAAATGCATGGAAATTTCTAAGCTTTCTTTTAGAAGAAGAGATTCAGGCATATACCTGGGTTCCTGGAAGCCCTATAAATACGTCTGGAGAAGACAAGTATATTAAGGTTGAGGAAAAAGAGATGATAAATATGAATAAAGAAATTTCGAGAAGATTTTATAAAGAACGAAGAGAAGCTTATAAAAATATTGATTATCTTTATGATATGGATTACTTTAAAAAAGATATTTCAGATCCGATTATGGAATATTTAGATGATAAAATCACAATAGAGGAAGGGATAGAAAAGGCGCAGGGAAATGTGGATTTAAGGCTTAATGAGTAGAGTTGTATACCCAAGAGGTATTCACAATATATTTAAAGGGGGGATATCATGACTTACGAAAGCAAGCTAAAAAAAACAAAGGTTTCGATTTCGCCTATGGCGTGCACAGATTGCGGAAATATATGTTCAAGCGGTTGCGGAAATAAATGCCGAGATGGTTGTGCTACTTTTTGTGCAGATCTCTGTAAGATTGATGTAGGTATACAAGCTATGAATGATCTGGAGAAGTAACGAAACAGCCTTGCAATTATTGATGATTGCAAGGCTGCATACATATATGAAAATTGTGAATTTAAAATAAGAACAAGGAGAAATAAGAAACAAAATGAAATCTAATAAAAATAAAGAAGATAATGAAAAGCTAAAGGTTTTTATTAAAAAATACATTTCTCCGAAAAAAAATAGATTGGTCTTTTTAGTCTTGATGATATTCGGTGGAACTTTTATAAAAAACATAAATCCGTATTTATATGGTAAAATGCTTGACAGTATTTCCTCTTCAAATATGGAATATTTAATAAAGCTGATTGTCATATATTTTGTTGTAACAATATTTACAACTTTATTAGGGATTTATGAAGACTATTTAGGCCAGACCTTGAGTTTTAAAGTGTCAAAAAGTGTTCAAAAGAATATGTTTGATAAAATAATAAGACTTAAAACAAAGGTCTATGATAAATATGATACAGGGGAATTTATGTATCGTTTAAACGGAGATTCCGATGAAATAGTTTCATTTTGCATAAATGTCATTACAAGTTTTTTGCATATAATAGTTAATATCGCCATTTCATTGTATTTTGTTTTCAAAATTTCAACCCAATTAACTTCGGTAGCGGTTTTTTATATTCCTGCTTCTTTTGCGGTGACATTTTTATCAAGAAAATATTTTAAAGAATTAGCAAAAAGAAGGAAAGAGTATAATGATAAATATTATAGCTTTCAAAATGAAATATTTTCAAATAATACAGGGATTAAAAGTTATATGCTTGAGGATTCGATGAATGAAAAATTCAAAAATTTCATCTCAAGAGATTTTAAAATTTTAAAAAGATCAATTTTTTTAAATAATACAGTTGATCTTTTGAATAATTTAATAACTGTTATTTCTTCATTATATGTAATATATTTATCTGCTATTTTAATAAGGTCAAATTTACTGACAATAGGAACAATGGTTTCATTTAACACATATATAAATAATCTTTTTTCTTCCATATCAGAAGTTTTGAAATTAAATATAAGTAAACAGAATGTCATTATATCTTTAAACAGAGTAAATGAAATTATGTCTAAGAGTAGTGAAAAAAGAGAAACTCCAGGAAA is a genomic window of Acidilutibacter cellobiosedens containing:
- a CDS encoding ABC transporter substrate-binding protein; the encoded protein is MKISEKGKQTVLIIAIIAVVVIGFVLLNKTGKEDNEKQEVSKNATDTEEGELHYKEESRGEEVFEDIKYIKFLKFKDKPVRLSKNPQNNKMSLMDMKTGDLIYEFPNEEMYKGDGIWIDEEGISWTIKYDDDLKKILVKSFDETGKEINQAVEIENFEGTLFEDSGLHIEKFKCDERYLYILSYYKDKESKKTYRSLQIYSKDGKLHNTYNNDTVSIYDFDVDGKGSVYIQTEKSSHGPSSINKINIEDGLLEYLMPSEGEFIKYSREKNHVYISSPSGEAIREYDINNKKESGVVFTFGKDSTVLGKSPEGTITDFFVGKNNDFYIAITPYEEDEPYKFFAYREKEKKNNADRAVTLTITAPYRQDFLAYAIKCYEIKYPEEKIEYDYIYNNREEYLENNEQYGKQLTMKILSGETGDVVMTGGAGLVYRDLFKTDAFEDLTSFLEKDQKYKDLNKSVLNGIKINDRIRGLPISFIGYYYQVDDQLAEKLGLNLDYDNLKWSEVLKLTKIIEEKEPDAHLFTTIEEKEDMLITILIANMPDLIDLEKKEANLNQKWFIELIKELKECLKSPNFAKTVDELGDDCLQGSLFCSLNNNKGPGADLYLFEKYNEKNRSSIIPIFTGEKNSNRVAYTNNMYSINGRSQRKKNAWKFLSFLLEEEIQAYTWVPGSPINTSGEDKYIKVEEKEMINMNKEISRRFYKERREAYKNIDYLYDMDYFKKDISDPIMEYLDDKITIEEGIEKAQGNVDLRLNE
- a CDS encoding ABC transporter ATP-binding protein, translating into MKSNKNKEDNEKLKVFIKKYISPKKNRLVFLVLMIFGGTFIKNINPYLYGKMLDSISSSNMEYLIKLIVIYFVVTIFTTLLGIYEDYLGQTLSFKVSKSVQKNMFDKIIRLKTKVYDKYDTGEFMYRLNGDSDEIVSFCINVITSFLHIIVNIAISLYFVFKISTQLTSVAVFYIPASFAVTFLSRKYFKELAKRRKEYNDKYYSFQNEIFSNNTGIKSYMLEDSMNEKFKNFISRDFKILKRSIFLNNTVDLLNNLITVISSLYVIYLSAILIRSNLLTIGTMVSFNTYINNLFSSISEVLKLNISKQNVIISLNRVNEIMSKSSEKRETPGNNFSLKNINFEGNEIYFRYSEKDKPVLNNFSFEISSFGFYGFVGKNGCGKSTIAKLLVKLYDVEYGELKLNGESYKDIPKEKLRRNITYVQKEDFFFDDTVLNNIKFGNPVARDEEVIEMCKKVDLDEYINTLPQKYETVIGEGASILSSGQKQKLSIARALLRNTKIYIFDEVTANLDGKSEKLIISVLKELSKNSVVIFISHKVSSIIESDEIFLIDEGIVAERGSHNYLIQNSKLYCELFKNIDLNIREKVT
- a CDS encoding CXXX repeat peptide modification system protein translates to MKGKVIWKLSKEDFNNIQDLFEKKLALENLTKIIDVKDSELYEKLVKDYGRTFHEFNNWWSVMSKKYKWEGSNWWVNFDTQEVISQD